One Prevotella melaninogenica DNA window includes the following coding sequences:
- a CDS encoding transposase: protein MKIQKISDITPTLPFTEFDFLQSYRESFAQSELGRIHSQLPLKELAAEYTILSHKSKRGKKPLFSGEGEIALMFLKSYTGLSDDGLIEMLNGSIHMQMFCGVLIDPSCPIKDGKIVSAIRNRLGQFLDIDSFQGILYAKWKDNLKDKDLCLTDATCYESYLRFPTDIKLLWECCYWLHTLLVSECKHLSERIPRSKYNNIDKARLAYAKQRKHTASSTRKLRRRLLRLLSKLLSQWNRLRKQYSPCICLSAEQEKRLSAVREVCLQQSELFSGKEVKHRIVSIDRPYLRPIVRGKENKRVEFGAKVNNIQIDGISFIEHHSFEAFNEGVRLKLCIEYQESLTGIKVKRVGADSIYANNANRTMCTEKGITTCFTRKGPRPKEEAECLKTARKIIGNLRATVMEGSFGNQKQHYSLGRIKARNMFSERLLLFFGIHTANAAILAAREMARRVKKAA from the coding sequence GTGAAGATACAAAAAATTTCTGATATAACACCAACTTTGCCCTTTACAGAGTTCGATTTTTTACAGAGCTATCGTGAAAGCTTTGCACAAAGCGAACTTGGACGCATTCATTCCCAGCTCCCACTAAAGGAGTTGGCAGCAGAGTATACGATCCTTAGCCATAAGAGCAAGCGAGGCAAAAAGCCTCTTTTCTCGGGTGAAGGAGAAATAGCCCTAATGTTCCTTAAGTCATACACAGGTCTGTCTGACGATGGTCTGATAGAAATGCTTAACGGAAGCATCCACATGCAGATGTTCTGTGGTGTTCTGATAGACCCCTCCTGTCCCATCAAGGATGGAAAGATTGTAAGTGCCATACGCAATCGTCTTGGTCAGTTTCTTGACATAGACAGCTTTCAGGGCATATTGTATGCCAAATGGAAAGACAACCTTAAAGACAAAGACCTGTGCTTGACGGATGCAACCTGTTACGAGAGCTACCTGCGTTTTCCTACGGATATCAAGCTGCTCTGGGAGTGTTGTTATTGGCTTCACACTCTGCTGGTCTCCGAGTGTAAACACCTCTCAGAGCGTATTCCGAGAAGCAAGTATAATAATATTGACAAGGCCAGGCTTGCATACGCTAAGCAGCGCAAGCACACAGCCTCGTCCACGCGCAAGCTCAGGAGAAGACTCCTGAGGCTTCTGTCCAAACTCCTGTCCCAATGGAATCGTCTGCGTAAACAGTACAGTCCTTGCATCTGTCTGTCGGCAGAACAAGAAAAGCGGCTGTCCGCTGTGCGTGAGGTATGCCTCCAACAGTCAGAACTATTCTCCGGCAAGGAAGTCAAGCACCGTATCGTCAGCATCGACCGCCCCTACCTCCGTCCTATTGTCAGAGGCAAGGAAAACAAGCGTGTAGAGTTTGGGGCAAAGGTCAACAACATACAGATAGACGGCATATCATTCATAGAGCACCACAGCTTTGAGGCATTCAACGAGGGTGTCCGTCTTAAGCTATGTATAGAATATCAAGAATCTTTGACGGGAATCAAAGTCAAGCGTGTAGGTGCCGATTCCATATACGCCAACAATGCCAACCGCACTATGTGTACAGAAAAAGGCATAACGACCTGTTTCACTAGAAAAGGTCCAAGACCCAAAGAAGAAGCTGAATGTCTCAAGACAGCGAGAAAGATTATTGGAAACCTCAGAGCTACGGTAATGGAGGGTAGCTTTGGAAATCAAAAGCAACACTATAGCCTTGGACGCATCAAGGCACGCAATATGTTTAGCGAGAGGCTACTACTCTTCTTCGGAATCCATACAGCAAATGCTGCCATTCTTGCCGCAAGGGAGATGGCTCGGAGGGTGAAGAAGGCTGCCTAA